The Synechococcus sp. HK05 region GAAAGCGATATTAATGCATCCAGCTAACGCAACTATTTTGCGTTGCTCAGAGACTATTGATTCCTCACAACCGCTTGAGCGCAGGCCTGGAAGGAGGAGTCGTCCTGTACCAAGGGTGCACTAGAGGCATGCACCAGAAAGGCCAGAACAGCAGACCCTGCGAGCGTGCCTTGCGTGGTCAGTAGGCGAGTGGTTCGGCCTTAGCCCGCCTGGGCATGGCCTTGCACATGCTCTCCTCAACCTTGAGGACCGCAGCGCTGGCATCGGGCTCAGAAGCCAGCGAACCGGAAAAACTGTCAGTCAAATTGTCAGTCAACCTGTCAGCCAGTCTTGAGTCTTGACTCTGCGAGACTCATTGCGCTGCAGGGGGTGAACCGCTGTGCCGTTCTGCCCCAGATTCCGACCTGGATAAACCAGAAGGGGAGTCAAAGCGAAGATTCGTTTCCGGCTACGAGGCCGGTCTACGGCACTGTCGCGACAGACGCCCCAAGTCGAAAAGGGAGTCAGATCAGAAAACTGTAGAAGGCAGTCACCAACACAGCAGTCCGCGCAAATCCTAAGACGACTGCTCAGCCCCAGGACGCTGCGGCAGCGGCCAGATCTGCCGCACCTGCTCGAGCCGCGCCATCGCTTCCTGACGCCGGGCCGCTGGATCCGACTGCTGGAGCAACACCGTGATGTGGCCAAGCTTGCGGCCGAGGGACGAGCCTGCCTTGCCGTACCAGTGGAGATGAGCATTCGGCAGGGCCGAGAGCGCCTGGCGTTGGGCTTCATAGGCCGCAGCAGGATCATCGGCAGGGCGGTGCTCAAAACCGAGCAGATTCACCATCAAGGCACCAGGGCTTTGAAGGGCAGGTTCGCTGAGCTGCTCCCCTGCCACCGCCAGAAGCTGCAAATCGAACTGACTGAGGTCGCAGGCCTCAATGGAGTAGTGGCCTGAGTTGTGGGTCCGCGGGGCCAGCTCGTTGATCATCAAGCCGCGGGGCCCATAGAACAGCTCCATCGACAGCACACCCACGTAGTTGAGGGCCGTGAGCAGGGACGCCGCCATGTTGCGCACGGCCTGTTGCAGGGCGTGGGGGGCCTCGTAGGGCGCCAGCACCCAGTCGCACACCTGTTGGTACTGATGGGTTTGCACCACCGGTAGGCACACCACATCCCCGAACTGGTCACGGGCCGCGACCACAGCCAGCTCCAGCTCGAAGTTCACGAACTCCTCAACAATCCAGTTGCTGGGATCCACCCGGGCCAGCAGGGCATCGAGATCGCCGTCGCTGCGGAGCACGGCGGTGCCCTTGCCGTCATAACCACCGCTGGCGGCCTTGGCCATCAATGGGTAGGCAAAACCAGGCGGCAGCTGGGGTGATGCCACCGCAGCTGCCTGGATCGACGCTGCTGCTGCACCACCGCCAGCAGCAGCGGCCTCGGGGGGCTCCGGCGGTTCGTGCACACGCTCCAGCGGGAACCAAGCCGGTGAGGGGAGGTTGAAGCGATTGAGGAGCTCCCGCTGACTGCGCTTGCACACCAGCGGCCGCAGGGCCTCGAGATCCGGCACAAAGCGCACGCCGGCGGCAGCCAGGGGTGCGAGGCCGTCGAGGTCGACCCATTCGTTCTCAAAGCTCACCGCGCTGCAGCGCGAAGCCAATTGCTGTGTGGCCGCCACATCCCGCACACCGGCCTGAATCACCGACGTGGCCAGGCTCACCGCCGGATCATGGGGGCCGGGGGTCTGCACATGCAACTCCACGCCGCGGCGACGCGCAGCCTCAGCCAGCATCCAGGCCAGCTGCCCGCCGCCCACGATTCCGATCGATGGGGCTGCGCCCATGCGCACGATTGATCAATGGATCAATGTCGCATCCACACGGACGGGGCCGTGGCTGGCGGCCTCAGCTGAAACCTTTGTCACCGGCGAAGGCAAAGCGCACCAGGCTGAGCAGCAACACGATCACAAACAGCGCCAGGCCCACCGTGCAGGCGTAGCTGATCTCCAACTCCGCGAAGGCCTGGTCGTACACGTAGTACACCAGGGTTTTGGTGGCATCGGCCGGGCCACCCTGGGTCATCAGGAACACCTCTTCAAACACTTTGGTGGCCGCGATGGCGGAAATCACCGCCACCAGCGTCACGTAGGGGCGCAGCAGCGGCAGGGTGATGTCGAGGTGTTTGCGCCAGCCTTCGCTGCCGTCCAGTTCGGCGGCTTCGTAGAGGTCCGCGCTGATGCCCTGAAGTCCGGCCAGAAAGATCACCATGTAGTAGCCGAGGCCTTTCCAGAGGGTCACCACCATCACCGAGGGGAGAGCCAGTAGCGGATTGGTGAGAAAGCCAATCGGTTCAAAACCAGCCGGGAACAGGGCGCTCAGCCAGCCGTCGCGCGTGAGCGCGCTCAGCCAACCGTTAATCAGTCCGGTTTCGGCATAAAGCCAGCGGAAGGCAATCGCTGCCACCACGATCGACACCAGCACCGGCGTGTAGAAGGCGGCCCTGAACCAATGGATGCCGGGGAGCTGGCGGTTCACCAACACCGCCAGCGCCAGCGAGCCGAGCACCACCGGAGGCACCACACCCACCAAGTAGAGCAGCGTGGTGCCGAGCACCTTGAAAAACATCGGGTCGCTCAGCAGGCGGCGGATGTTCGCCAACCCCACAAACTGCAGCGGCTCACTCACATCCAGACCGCTCTGGGTGAAGCTCATCACCAAGGCCATGGCGGCTGGAATCAGCACCGATAAGCCGATCAACACCAAGCCCGGGGCCAGAAAGCCCCAGGCGGTTGTGGAAGACGCACCGGTGCGGGGGGAACGCTCAGCCATGCAGCCAGCCGTGATCGCGCCATTGTGGGAGATCTCTTCCGATCAGCCAGTCGCCCCATGCTGAGCAGCCCGGCCCCGCGGACCAGCGATCCGCTGGAGGTGCTGCAACGGGTGTTCGGCTATGCCCGCTTCCGCGGCCCGCAAGAGGCCATCGTGCGCCACGTGATCGGCGGGGGATCCGGCCTGGTGCTGATGCCCACCGGCGGCGGAAAATCCCTCTGCTATCAGGTGCCGGCGCTGTGCAGATCAGGACTTGCGGTGGTGATCTCGCCGCTGATCGCCCTGATGCAGGATCAGGTGGAAGCTCTCCAGCAGCTGGGCATCGCGGCGGCCGCCCTGCACTCCGGCCTGGAAGCCGAAGACAGCCAGCAGGTGTGGCGCCAGCTCAGCGCGGAACAGTTGGATCTGCTTTACGTGTCGCCGGAGCGGCTGCTGAGCGGTGATCTGCTGGAGCGGCTGGGCAGCGCCCCCCTGGCGCTGTTCGCCATCGACGAAGCCCATTGCGTGTCGCAGTGGGGGCACGACTTTCGCCCGGAATACCGCCAACTCGATCAGCTGGCGCAGCGCTTCCCTCAGGTGCCGCGGCTGGCCCTCACCGCCACCGCCGATCCGCGCACCCAGATCGACATCCGCGAGCGGCTGCAGCTGCAGCAGGGCGAGGTGTTCCTGGCCAGCTTTGATCGACCCAACATCCGCTATCTCCTGCGCCACAAACAGACCGGCAGCGCGCAGTTGCTGCAGTTCCTGGCGGAGCACCAGGGCGAATCCGGGATCGTGTACGCCCGCTCCCGCAGCCGGGTTGACCGCATCGCGGCCGAACTGAAGGCCGCTGGCTTCGATGCGATCGGCTATCACGCCGGCATGGATTCGGAGGCGCGGCGCCAGGCGCTGCAGCGCTTCCGCCTGGGCAGTGGCGTGGTGGTGGTGGCCACCATCGCCTTCGGCATGGGCATCGACAAGCCCGATGTGCGCTTCGTGGCCCACGTCGACCTGCCCAAGAGCCTGGAGGCCTACTACCAGGAGACGGGGCGGGCCGGCCGCGATGGTTTACCGGCGGTGGCCTGGATGGCCCACGGCGCCGGCGACATCCCGCAACTGCGCCGCTTCATCGACGACTCGGGCGCCAGTGAGGAGCAGAAACGGATCGAGCACGGCAAGCTCGAGGCCCTGATCGCCTTCAGCGAAGCCAGCGGCTGCCGGCGCCAGGTGCTGCTGCGGCACTTCGGCGAAACCCTGGCCGAGCCCTGCAACAACTGCGATGGCTGCCTGGAGCCGCAACAGCGCAGCGACTGCCGCGTGGCCGCCCAGAAAGCCCTCTCCGCGGTGTATCGCACCGGCCAGCGCTTCGGTGCCGCCCATGTGGTGGATGTGCTGCTCGGCGGCAACACCGAACGCATCCGCACGCTGGGGCACGACCAGCTGAGCGTGTACGGCATCGGCCAGGAGCTCGACCGCGGCCAGTGGCGGGCGCTGCTCCGCCAGCTGGTGAGCCTGGGGGCCTTGATCTCACCGGCGGACGCCAAGGGTGGGTTGTGCTTTGGTCCACCCGAGCTGGTGCAACCGCTGCTGAAGGGCGAACAAGAGCTGGCCTTTGTGCTGCCACCACCAGCCAAGGAGCAGCGCCGGCGGACTGCAACCTCCAGCGGCGGGGCCGCCGCGGCACCAGTGAGTGCCGACGATCCCCTGTTTGCTGCGTTGAAAACCTGGCGACGGGAACAGGCCCGCAGCCAGGGGGTTCCGCCTTATGTGGTCTTCCACGACCGCACCCTGATGGAACTGGCCGCTGCACGACCCCATTCCCTGGCAGCCCTCGGCGAGGTGAGCGGCATCGGCAGCGCCAAGCTGGAGCGCTACGGCGAGGCCCTCCTCGACGTGCTGGCAGCGGCTGGCGACCGATAGCCTCAGGCGACAGAAGCGTTGTTCCATGAGCGCCACGGCCGCCGCGATCCGCACCATCGAGGTGGCGCTCTCCACCAATCCCTATCCGGTGGTGATTGGCGAGGGAGCCCTGCAGACGCTCGGGGCACAAATCGGGGCGCAAGGCATCAAAGCCGGCACCAAGGTGCTGGTGGTCACCAACCCGGTGGTGAACGAGCACTACGGCGCCACGGCGTTGCGCAGTCTTGAGGCCGCGGGCTTCAACGCCAGCGTGCTGGTCATTGAGGCCGGGGAGGATCAGAAAACACCGGCCACCGTGGCGCAGATCCACGACACGGCCTTCGCGCGCAAGCTGGAGCGCGGCTCTCTGATCGTGGCCCTGGGCGGCGGTGTGGTGGGCGATATGGCGGGGTTCGCCGCCGCCACCTGGCTGCGGGGTATCGCCGCGGTGCAGGTGCCCACCACGCTGCTGGCGATGGTGGATGCCTCGATCGGCGGCAAAACGGGGGTGAACCATCCCGGCGGCAAGAACCTGATCGGTGCCTTCCACCAGCCGCGGCTGGTGCTGATCGACCCCGACACGCTGCAGACCCTGCCGGAGCGCGAGTTCCGGGCCGGCATGGCGGAAGTGATCAAATACGGCGTGATCGGCGATGCCGCGCTGTTTGAGGAGCTGGAGGCGTCCGGTGAGCGGTTGAGCTCGATGGCCAGCCTGCCTGCCGAGCTGCTGCAGAGCGTCCTGGAGCGCTCCGCAGCCGCCAAGGCCCGCGTGGTGGCCGCCGATGAGCGCGAGGGCGGGCTGCGGGCGATCCTCAACTACGGCCACACCCTGGGCCATGTGGTGGAAGCGCTCTGCGGCTACGGCACTTACCTGCACGGCGAAGCCGTAGCGATCGGGATGGTGGCCGCCGGAGAGCTGGCACTGGAGCTGGGCCTGTGGAGTTCGGAGGATCAGCAGCGCCAGCGGGCGGTGATCGCCGCCGCAGGCCTGCCGGTGCGCTGGCCAGAGCTGGAGCCAGAGGCCGTGCTTGCGTGCCTGCAGGGCGACAAGAAGGTGCGCGACGGCACGGTGCGCTTCGTGCTGCCCACCAGCCTCGGCACGGTGGAGATTCGCAGCGATGTGAGCGGCGAGCAGGTGCTCGCCGCCCTGGAGCGCTGCCGCTGAACAGCCATCAGCTGATCGAACGCACCGCCCGGGCGATCTCCTCAAGCCATGGGTGGGTCCTGAAGAAACAAGGCCGGCGGCGGCGATGTCGAGCCCTGCCGCTGAAAAGCCAGCCAACGGAAATCACCCAACGCATGAGGATCCACGAGGCGCAGCATGGCCTCCCGCCGACTGAGCAACGCATCAAGGGGTACGCCGCTCTGCTGCTGCAGACCGTGTAGGCGCTGCGCGAGCCCGAGCGCCAGCAGTGCTTCACCCTGGCGGCGGTGGCCGAGGCTGCGCCAGCCGGAAGCACCCGCGCCCGCCTCCAGGCTCTCGATGCAGAGGTGGGCGGTGAGATCCCAGTGGCCCGGCTCGAGCAGTGGATCGTTGCTGGCCTGCTGCTGCCGGTAAGCCATCAGGGTGCCGTTGCTGCGCTGGGGCCCGTAGTAGCGCCAGGCCTCATGGGCGTAATCGATCACCAGCAACGCCCCATCGCTGAGGGCTGAGGCCGCCTGCTGCAGCCAGGGGCCAAGGCCGGGATGGAGCTCGGTGCACCAGCCGCTCTGGCGCTGCGCGCCGGCCGGCACCAACCCGAGGGGCTCGAGCTGCTCAGCCACGTGGGGCTCCAGGGGTTCGCCGGGCTCGAGCCGCAGCGAGGGCCCTGCCGCAGGGTCCTCGTGCAGGGCCACCCGCTGGCGGCGCCAGAGGGCGCCGTCCCACTCAATCCGCTCCACCGCCAGGGCATCGAGCACTTCATGGGCCAGCAGCACGCCGCGCACTGGCTGCTCCGCCAGCTGCTCGAAACTTAGCCAGCGGCAGGGCAGGGGTGCATCCGCCAGTCGGGCCCGCTGACGCGCGGCCATGCCGGCATTGGGCTCCACCATCACGAGCTCCGTGCGCGCCGCCAGCTGGGGCCACTGGCGCTGCAGGGCCTGAGCTAGTTGCAGGGCCAGATCGCCCTCGCCGGGGCCGGCTTCCACCAGGGCCAGGGGTTCTGCGCCGGGCAGGGCCTCCAGCCATTGGGCGATCTGCGGAGCGAGCAGTTCAGCGAAATCAGGGCCGAGGGAGGGGGAGGTGGCGAAATCGCCGCGGGGGCCCACCTGCAGCCGGCCCGCGCCGTAGGCGCCGTGCTCGGGATCGTGGAGGGCCCACTGCATGTAGGTGAGAAACGGCACCGAGCCACCCGCCGCGCGCAGGCGCTGCTCCAGCCAGGCGGGAGCGGGGTGCGAGGGCGTGGCGGCAGGGCTCACGACGGGGCGAGAGGTTGAGGGAGAATGCTCGCCACTGAAGCAGGCGCCATGAATCGAGTGATCAGCAGGCTCGCAGGAGTGGTGATCGGCCTGGTGCTGCTGCTGGGCTTGGGTGCCGCGCCGGCCCTCGCCTACGACAACCCCGATCTGCTGCCCGATCACCCCACCCCGGTGATCGATCTGGCGAAGATCCTCACCGACAACCAGCGCGCCGCCCTGGAAGCCGAACTCGATGACTTCGAAGCCGTGAGCGGCTGGAAGCTGCGGGTGCTCACCCAGTACGACCGCACGCCGGGTCTTGCGGTGAAGGACTTCTGGGGGCTCGATGAGCGCAGCCTGCTGCTGATCGCTGATGAGCGCGGCGGCAACCTGCTCAACTTCAACGTGGGGGATGCGCTCTTCGCGCTGATGCCACGCACCTACTGGGTGGAGCTGCAGACGCGCTTCGGCAACGTGTACTACGTGCGCGATCACGGCCAGGACGCCTCGATTCTCGATTCTCTGCACACGGTGAAGGGCTGCCTTGAGATCGGTGGCTGCCAGGTGGTGCCCGGCCTCCCCCAGGAGCAATGGCTGCTCACCCTGGCCACCTCCATTCTGGGCGGAGTGATCGTGGGTTTCGCCGCCTACCCCCGCAAGCCTGAACACACGGTGGAGTGGGCCTGGGTGCTGCTGCTCTCACCCCTGTGGGTGATCCTCTTCGGCGTGTTTGGCATTGCACCGATCATCACCCGCACGCCCGACCTGCTGCCGTTGCTGCGGAACGCGCTCGGGTTTGTGGGCGCCATCGTGGCCTCCTACCTGATCGCTCAGAACACCGTTGGCAAGCAGCGCCTCAAAGACAGTGAGAGCTGATCACACGCCCTGAGCCACGCTGCGGGGGCCGACGCGGTCGAGCCTCTCCAGGCGGCACCGCAGGGAATCCACCGGCTCGCAGGCCGGCTCTTCAGCCACCGGGGCGGTGACACCAGCCAGGGCGCGCAATTCGGCCAGATTGGCTTCGTAGAAGGCCTTCAGGGCGACATAGCGCTTCACCGGCTGGCCGTAATAGCTCCGGCCAGCCAGGGTGGGGAACGAGGCCCACTCCGGAGCCAGCTTGGCGGCCAGATGCGGGGTGAACATGCCCTGATCCGCCAGGTGCAGCGCCCCACGGCGTTGAATCAGAAACAGGGCTGCCTGATCCTGCACTTCAGGGCCAAAGCCCTGCAGCCGGAGGCTGCGGCTGGCGAGAGCCCAGGTGAACGGCATGAATTGGTAAGCGCCAGCCGCTGCACTGGCGTAGCGACCGGTGGACACAACCCGATCCGGATGGCGGTCGAGGCCGGGCATCAGGCCACCACCAAACATGATCCGGTAACCCACATCGTGACCGCGGGCCCAGGTGCCTTCGGCGTAGCGAATGGTGTTCAACAGGGCACGCCGCTCAGGCGTGAGGGCATAGCGAAAGAAGCGATCCAGGGCCGATGGTCCATCGCTCACGTTGAGCATGGCCAGCTGAGAGCGAGGGCGGCCCAGCTCAAGCGGGGGCGCGGGCCTGGCTGCAACCAGACCATGGCCCTGGGATTCAGCGCGAGCTGGCGCACTGACAGCGGCGCCAAGCAGGGAGAAGCCAAGGCCAATCAGCGCAACGCGCTTGGCACGAACCCGAGATGAAGTGAACAGCAAACGAATCAAGTGGTGAACAACAGGCCCCGCAGGCGCTTAACACCCACAAAGCAACGACCGTTGCGGAGCCCTTGATCGATGATCAAGACGCGACAATTCAAGGAATTGCACGCAAAGCACCAAACAACCAGTCAGGCAGAAGCTTTCTGAAAAGAATTCGCTGGTGCGACTAGCATTTGATGCGGTGAGTTTGCCTCACTAACCAAACCAAGGAAAGCTCACTCGTGCCAGCGCAAAAAGCGTCTACCATCATTAAGAACCCGCTCAACGGATTCAAATCAGCCTCAGGCACTGAGTTTTGTACGGCAACTCGCCGCACAGTTCCTATCGATTGCCGGCTGCATTTGCGCGGCTCGCTGTAGCCAAAATCACAGCAGCTGCTTGGTCGGCGCCATCGGCCGGCAACGCCTGTGCGCTGGGCTGCAGCAGCGGCTGATCGAGTTGCCAATCGCCCTGCTCCAGCTGCTCACGGCTGAGCAGGCGGTGCCATCCATGCCGCTGCAGGGCCTCCTCCAGTACAGGCGCCTCCGCGAAACCCTCTCGTCGCACCAGGTGCACGCCGATCCCAGCGGCGAGCGCCTCACAGAAGGTGCTGTAGCCCGGTTTGGTGAGCAGGCGGCTACAGAGCGGCATCAGCTCCAGAGGGCGCAGATCGGGGGGAATCAGCGTGGCGTTGGGCGCGGCCGCCAGTGCGGCATCACTCACCAGAAAGTGATGATTCGGCCAGCGCTGCAGCAGCTGAGGCGCCAAGGCCAACCCCAGACCGCCAAAGCCCACCAACACCAACTGCTCGCGGGGCGCCGTGAGCTGCAGCCGAGCGCGCAGACCCTCAGGCCCGAAGCGCGCCCGCCCTGGTGTGAGGCCCACTGCAGTGGCGGGCACATCCCAATCCATCGGCATGGAGAAGGGGCAGCGAATCAGGGCGTTCCCTCGCCGGTAGGCCTTAAGCGCCCGATCGGCCCAGCCCCTGAAGGCCCCGCCCATGGGCCTGTAGATCGCATCCCAGCCGAAGTTGGCCATCCACACCAACGGTGCATCAAGAGCTGCAGCCAGGGATGCCGCAGCCGGCGCCACATCGCCGAGCACCAGCACCGGCTCCCGCTGGGCCCGCAGCCAGGCCAGCTCGGCCTCAAGCTGAGCTGGGAGGCGCTGCTCGAGCTGCTCCAAAGCCGCCAGGGTGGCCGCGGCATCGGCACCGAGGGCATCCGCCTGGATCACGCCCACATCCCAGCGGCAGGGGCGCTGCTCAAAGGGCACCGGCCCAAACGCCAGCTGCAGAAAAGCCGGCGCCAGCGGGGTGGAGAGCACCAAGCGCCAGTGGGGGCGCTGCTGATGCAAGGCCGTGAGCACCGCCGCCACCCGTGATCCATGGCCAAAGCCATGGCCGCTCACGCAGGCGTAAATCAGCACGCCTGCAACTCCGCGGCACGCATCAGGGTCTGGCGGTAGCGCAGGTCGCCAGCCGGGCCATACCAGCGATGGCTGATCTCCTGAAGCTGCCCATCGCGCCACACCACCCAACTGAAATGGCGCAGGGGCTGGCCCTGCTCATCATGGCTATGGCGCGGCACAAAGGCCGTATTGAGGTAGGCCGTGCCGGCTCGATCCACGCAGTAGCTGAGCCGCTCTCCCTGGCCCCGCTTGAGCCTGTGATGCATGTGCCCGAACACCACCAGGGGCAGGGGCCGATGGCGGCGGATCTGATCGATCGCCAGGGCGAGATCCTGATCCCCCCAATCGCAGGCCGGGGCTTTCCAATCACGGCCGCAGGGATCAGCGGCAGCACTGCCCAGACCACTGGGTCCGCAATGGGCCAGCAGGATCAGCGGCAGGCTGGGATCGGCCCGCAGAGCCGCGGCACTGATCCGCGCGGCGGACTCTTGCAGGGTGGTGGGACCAAACACGGCCTGGGCGGCTTGATTGAGGTGAAAGCCGCCACCGGCGCTGGCGGGGCGACCACCCACCACAGCGAGGCCCGGGGGCTGGAGTTCACGCAGATCCCAACCGCAGTGCCGATCTCCCAGGGCGTCGAGCTGGCGCTGCAGCGTGCGGCCACTGGCATCGCGACCGGTGTCGTGGTTGCCGAGGATGCAGGCCAGGGGCAGGGGCAACTGGGCCAGCCGTGCCGGGATCCGCACCTGGCCATCACTGAGATCGCCCACCACCAGCAGCGCATCGGGGCTGAGCTGCTCAAGTAGCTGTTCATCCACCGCGTCCCATTGCCCATGCAGATCTCCGGCGATGGCGATGCGGAGCTCGGCCAAACGGATGCCTAGGCTCACGCCATCCTGCATCAGGTAGGGCCTGGTCCTTGGTTTTCGCGGCTGCCCAGAACACCACCGGCGGTTGCCCGCCCCACGCGCAGCTGCCGGCGGCGATCGCCGAGCTAAAGCGGCAGCGCAACGCCGTGATCCTGGCGCACTACTACCAGGAGCCTGAGATTCAAGACATCGCTGATTTCATCGGCGATTCGCTCGAACTCTCACGCAAGGCCGCCGCCACCGACGCCGACGTGATCGTGTTCTGCGGCGTGCATTTCATGGCGGAGGTGGCCAAGATCCTCAGCCCGGAGAAAGCGGTGCTGCTGCCGGATCTCGAGGCCGGCTGCACCCTCGCCGATGCCTGCCCCGCCGATGCCTTCGCCGCCTTCCGCGCTGAGCACCCCGAGCACCTGGTGGTGAGCTACATCAATTGCTCAGCGGCGGTGAAGGCCCAAAGCGACCTGATCTGCACCAGCAGCAACGCCGTGGATCTGGTGAAACAGCTCCCCGCCGATCAGCCGATCCTGTTTGCCCCGGATCAGAACCTCGGCCGTTGGGTGCAGAGCCAGAGCGGCCGCGAGCTCACCCTCTGGCCCGGCAGCTGCATCGTGCATGAAACCTTCAGCGAGCAGGCGCTGCTGCAATTGAAGCTCGAGCACCCCGGAGCTGAGGTGCTCGCTCACCCGGAGTGCCAGCAGCACCTGCTCGATCACGCTGATTTCATCGGCTCCACCAGCGCCCTGTTGCGCCGCTCGGAGGCCAGCGAAGCCACCAGCTTCATCGTGCTCACCGAGCCCGGGATCCTGCATCAGATGCGCAAGGCCGTGCCCGGCAAAGCGTTCTATGAGGTGCCGGGTGCCGACGGCTGCAGCTGCAACGCCTGCCCCTACATGCGCCTCAACACGCTGGAAAAGCTGTGGCAATGCCTCACCGACATGGCGCCACAGATCGAGCTGGATGAGGCGATGCGACAGCGGGCGCTGGCACCGATCGAAAAGATGCTGGCGATGAGCCGCTAGTAGCTGTAGTTGGCCACAAACAGGCTGGCATCGTCCGACGGCTCCGATCCAGCCACGTATTGACCTTGGCTGGCTGCGCCGTTGGCACGGGCGCGGGCCAGCAGCGCCGCCTGACCAGCGGCCAGATCCTTCCCGCCCCAGTGCTTGATGCAGGAGTGCTGGAGAGCGCGGCCGTAGGAAAAGCCCAGATGCCAGGGGACGTAGCTCTGGGCAGCGGCCTGATTGATGGCATTGAGGCAGAGGCTGGCATCTTCCTCACTGAGGCCGCCGCTCAAAAACAGAATCGCCGGCACGGCGGCAGGCACGGTGCGGCTGAGGGTGCGAAGGGTGAAGGCGCCCACCTCCTCGGCGGAGGGCTGCTGGGAGCACGCGGCGCCGGCGCAGGTCATCGAGGGCTTGAGCAGGCTGCCCTCGAGAAACACCCCATTCACCGCCAGGGCTTCATAGGTGGTGCGCAACACCCATTCCTGCACCGAGGCCGTGGTGGTGATGTCGTGGTCGCCATCCATCAGGATCTCGGGCTCCACGATCGGCACCAGACCCTGCTCCTGCACGGTTCGGGCGTAGCGAGCCAGGCCCCAGGCGTTCTCGCGCACCGCCAGCTCCGAGGGGGCGCCATTGCCACTGATCTGCAGCACCGCACGCCATTTGGCGAAGCGGGCCCCGCGTTCGTAGTAGCGAGCAGCCCGCTCCGCCAGTCCCTTGAGGCCAGTGCACCAGCTTTCGCCGGCCACTCCGCCGGCCAGGGGTTCCACCCCCTGATCCACCTTGATGCCGGGAACGATGCCCTGCTGTTGAAACAGCGCCACGATCGGCCCGCCACCGGCCTCAGCAGTGCTGTTCTGGAAGAGGGTTTCCTCGTAGAGGATCACGCCGGAGATGTGCTCGCTGAGGCCGTCTGTGGTGGCCAGCAAGCTGCGATAGGCGCGGCGGTGCTCCTCGGTGTTCTCCAGGCCGATGGCATCAAAGCGTTTGCCGATCGTGCCGGTGGATTCATCGGCCGCCAGCAGGCCCGTGCCCGGCGCCGCCAGGGCTGCCGCCGTGGCGGCGAGCTCATCGCGGAAATCGTTGAGGGCCATGGGGGCGGGCCAGCAGTGTCAACCCTTGGCTAGGGACGGGAGGAGGCGGCGTCAACCCGGCGCCGCAGTGGCGCGGCACGGCTGGTGATACTTGGGCGCTGACGCCCTGCGCCCGCCGCCGATGCCCCTTGCCCCCGGCGGCCTGTTGCAGCTCAGCCCTGAAGGGCTCTATTGCCCGGCGGCCAAGGCCTGGATCGATCCCTGGCGGCCGGTGCCCCGCGCCCTGATCACCCACGCCCATGCCGATCACGCCAGGCCGGGCTGCGGTGAGTACTGGGCCATTGGGAGCAGCGAGGGAATCCTGCGGGAGCGCCTGGGCGCCGAGATCAAGCTCCTACCTGTGGACTACGGCCAGCTGCACCGGATCGGCGATGCCCGCGTGTCGTTTCATTCGGCCGGCCACGTGCTCGGCAGCGCCCAGATCCGCCTGGAAGCCGGCGGCGAAAGCTGGCTGGTGAGCGGCGATTACAAACGCTGCGCTGATCCCAGCTGCGCACCCTTCGAGCCGGTGCAGGCCAACGTGATGATCAGCGAAGCCACCTTCGGAC contains the following coding sequences:
- a CDS encoding carbohydrate ABC transporter permease, with the protein product MAERSPRTGASSTTAWGFLAPGLVLIGLSVLIPAAMALVMSFTQSGLDVSEPLQFVGLANIRRLLSDPMFFKVLGTTLLYLVGVVPPVVLGSLALAVLVNRQLPGIHWFRAAFYTPVLVSIVVAAIAFRWLYAETGLINGWLSALTRDGWLSALFPAGFEPIGFLTNPLLALPSVMVVTLWKGLGYYMVIFLAGLQGISADLYEAAELDGSEGWRKHLDITLPLLRPYVTLVAVISAIAATKVFEEVFLMTQGGPADATKTLVYYVYDQAFAELEISYACTVGLALFVIVLLLSLVRFAFAGDKGFS
- a CDS encoding class I SAM-dependent methyltransferase, whose protein sequence is MSPAATPSHPAPAWLEQRLRAAGGSVPFLTYMQWALHDPEHGAYGAGRLQVGPRGDFATSPSLGPDFAELLAPQIAQWLEALPGAEPLALVEAGPGEGDLALQLAQALQRQWPQLAARTELVMVEPNAGMAARQRARLADAPLPCRWLSFEQLAEQPVRGVLLAHEVLDALAVERIEWDGALWRRQRVALHEDPAAGPSLRLEPGEPLEPHVAEQLEPLGLVPAGAQRQSGWCTELHPGLGPWLQQAASALSDGALLVIDYAHEAWRYYGPQRSNGTLMAYRQQQASNDPLLEPGHWDLTAHLCIESLEAGAGASGWRSLGHRRQGEALLALGLAQRLHGLQQQSGVPLDALLSRREAMLRLVDPHALGDFRWLAFQRQGSTSPPPALFLQDPPMA
- the aroB gene encoding 3-dehydroquinate synthase; the protein is MSATAAAIRTIEVALSTNPYPVVIGEGALQTLGAQIGAQGIKAGTKVLVVTNPVVNEHYGATALRSLEAAGFNASVLVIEAGEDQKTPATVAQIHDTAFARKLERGSLIVALGGGVVGDMAGFAAATWLRGIAAVQVPTTLLAMVDASIGGKTGVNHPGGKNLIGAFHQPRLVLIDPDTLQTLPEREFRAGMAEVIKYGVIGDAALFEELEASGERLSSMASLPAELLQSVLERSAAAKARVVAADEREGGLRAILNYGHTLGHVVEALCGYGTYLHGEAVAIGMVAAGELALELGLWSSEDQQRQRAVIAAAGLPVRWPELEPEAVLACLQGDKKVRDGTVRFVLPTSLGTVEIRSDVSGEQVLAALERCR
- the recQ gene encoding DNA helicase RecQ: MLSSPAPRTSDPLEVLQRVFGYARFRGPQEAIVRHVIGGGSGLVLMPTGGGKSLCYQVPALCRSGLAVVISPLIALMQDQVEALQQLGIAAAALHSGLEAEDSQQVWRQLSAEQLDLLYVSPERLLSGDLLERLGSAPLALFAIDEAHCVSQWGHDFRPEYRQLDQLAQRFPQVPRLALTATADPRTQIDIRERLQLQQGEVFLASFDRPNIRYLLRHKQTGSAQLLQFLAEHQGESGIVYARSRSRVDRIAAELKAAGFDAIGYHAGMDSEARRQALQRFRLGSGVVVVATIAFGMGIDKPDVRFVAHVDLPKSLEAYYQETGRAGRDGLPAVAWMAHGAGDIPQLRRFIDDSGASEEQKRIEHGKLEALIAFSEASGCRRQVLLRHFGETLAEPCNNCDGCLEPQQRSDCRVAAQKALSAVYRTGQRFGAAHVVDVLLGGNTERIRTLGHDQLSVYGIGQELDRGQWRALLRQLVSLGALISPADAKGGLCFGPPELVQPLLKGEQELAFVLPPPAKEQRRRTATSSGGAAAAPVSADDPLFAALKTWRREQARSQGVPPYVVFHDRTLMELAAARPHSLAALGEVSGIGSAKLERYGEALLDVLAAAGDR
- a CDS encoding 5-(carboxyamino)imidazole ribonucleotide synthase, which translates into the protein MGAAPSIGIVGGGQLAWMLAEAARRRGVELHVQTPGPHDPAVSLATSVIQAGVRDVAATQQLASRCSAVSFENEWVDLDGLAPLAAAGVRFVPDLEALRPLVCKRSQRELLNRFNLPSPAWFPLERVHEPPEPPEAAAAGGGAAAASIQAAAVASPQLPPGFAYPLMAKAASGGYDGKGTAVLRSDGDLDALLARVDPSNWIVEEFVNFELELAVVAARDQFGDVVCLPVVQTHQYQQVCDWVLAPYEAPHALQQAVRNMAASLLTALNYVGVLSMELFYGPRGLMINELAPRTHNSGHYSIEACDLSQFDLQLLAVAGEQLSEPALQSPGALMVNLLGFEHRPADDPAAAYEAQRQALSALPNAHLHWYGKAGSSLGRKLGHITVLLQQSDPAARRQEAMARLEQVRQIWPLPQRPGAEQSS